In Moorena sp. SIOASIH, the following proteins share a genomic window:
- a CDS encoding sialate O-acetylesterase: protein MKVWSRLSYLVIGLVICTLGIKLQKSAQADQLLRRYGILKTSAIKHDQSKPVAANFQGKMSLFILAGQSNMSGSGPLTPASSVTHPRVFVFGNDYRWALGTEPIDSASGQVDQVSEDKSAGVGPGMAFATELLKYDPELIVGLIPCAKWDTTIQQWQKDLSEDTLYGSCLKRAYAASPMGEIKGILFFQGESDALNPQADPSRIYFPNQWADKFITLVKDFRQDLGKPELPVVFAQIGTTTFKKKLSNWETVKAQQKTVQLPATEMITTDDLALQDQVHFTTESYLIIGKRFARKFWKLTQR, encoded by the coding sequence ATGAAAGTTTGGTCCAGACTTTCCTATCTAGTTATCGGTTTAGTTATCTGTACTTTAGGTATTAAACTACAAAAGTCTGCTCAAGCAGACCAGTTGCTCAGACGCTACGGTATCCTCAAAACTTCCGCCATTAAGCATGATCAAAGCAAACCGGTTGCTGCCAATTTTCAAGGCAAGATGTCCCTGTTTATTTTGGCAGGACAGTCGAATATGTCAGGAAGTGGTCCGTTAACACCTGCTAGTTCCGTTACCCACCCCAGAGTTTTTGTCTTTGGAAACGATTACCGCTGGGCTCTAGGCACCGAACCGATTGATTCAGCAAGTGGACAAGTTGATCAGGTCTCAGAAGATAAGTCAGCTGGAGTCGGTCCAGGGATGGCCTTTGCTACTGAATTGCTCAAATACGATCCTGAACTGATTGTTGGTTTAATTCCCTGTGCTAAATGGGACACTACTATTCAACAGTGGCAAAAAGATCTAAGTGAAGATACTTTGTATGGCTCTTGCTTAAAGCGAGCTTATGCGGCTTCACCAATGGGAGAAATTAAAGGTATACTATTCTTTCAGGGAGAAAGTGATGCCCTTAATCCTCAAGCCGATCCAAGTCGAATATATTTCCCTAATCAGTGGGCTGATAAATTTATTACGTTGGTAAAAGATTTCCGTCAAGACTTAGGGAAACCTGAGTTACCAGTAGTTTTTGCTCAAATTGGCACCACTACTTTTAAAAAAAAGCTCTCCAACTGGGAAACGGTTAAAGCGCAACAGAAAACAGTCCAGTTACCAGCTACTGAGATGATTACTACAGATGACTTGGCTTTGCAAGACCAGGTTCACTTTACAACGGAAAGTTATTTGATTATTGGCAAAAGATTTGCTAGAAAATTTTGGAAACTTACTCAAAGATAA
- a CDS encoding alkaline phosphatase PhoX — MATEQICLSDQTPIRYSPMTLSRRHFFALASASTAGAILASPLKEVFAKKALGKAFRGKGFGSLQPDPNQLLDLPAGFSYKILSRTGDTMSDSNLVPGRPDGMAAFPAPGGNTVLVRNHELSPHQLDKHGLVAVEYIKYDPMCLGGTTTLVVGANGQLVKQYTSLAGTERNCSGGPTPWGSWITCEESTVTPTTYPADDPRSVSMKHGYNFEVPITGEVVQAEPLVAMGRFNHEAVAVDPKTGIVYQTEDRMDGLFYRFIPKQPGNLKAGGVLEALKIQGTFQKITVENFPVGKPMAVEWVRIEDVDPEEDTVRVEGFGKGATQFTRGEGAWYGNNEVYFTCTSGGSLNAETGWANGAGQVWRYVPGSNPQEGGTIELFIESHDRSLLEHPDNVTISPSGDLILCEDGGGDQFLVGVNPKGELYQLARNALNSSEFAGACFSPNGRIMFVNIQEPGITFAIQGPWV, encoded by the coding sequence ATGGCCACAGAGCAGATCTGTCTGAGTGATCAAACACCTATCCGTTATTCACCAATGACTTTATCAAGACGTCACTTCTTTGCCTTAGCCAGTGCTAGCACCGCCGGTGCCATTCTGGCATCCCCGTTGAAAGAGGTTTTTGCCAAGAAGGCTCTTGGTAAAGCATTTCGAGGTAAAGGCTTCGGGTCACTTCAGCCAGACCCTAACCAATTATTAGACCTGCCAGCCGGATTTAGCTATAAAATTTTATCCCGCACAGGTGACACCATGAGTGATAGCAATTTGGTGCCTGGTAGACCCGATGGCATGGCTGCTTTTCCTGCACCGGGAGGCAATACTGTCCTGGTGCGCAATCATGAACTTAGCCCCCATCAACTGGATAAACATGGATTGGTAGCAGTAGAGTATATCAAGTATGACCCCATGTGTCTGGGAGGGACCACAACACTAGTAGTGGGAGCCAATGGTCAACTGGTCAAACAGTACACTTCCCTGGCTGGTACTGAACGAAACTGTAGTGGTGGACCAACCCCTTGGGGTTCATGGATTACTTGTGAAGAAAGCACCGTTACTCCTACCACTTATCCGGCAGATGACCCCAGAAGTGTTTCGATGAAGCACGGCTATAACTTTGAAGTGCCCATTACCGGTGAAGTAGTGCAAGCTGAGCCTCTAGTGGCAATGGGTCGTTTTAACCATGAAGCGGTTGCAGTAGATCCCAAAACTGGGATTGTTTATCAGACTGAAGACAGGATGGATGGTCTGTTCTATCGCTTTATTCCCAAGCAACCAGGGAACTTAAAAGCAGGGGGTGTACTGGAGGCATTAAAGATCCAGGGAACATTTCAGAAAATCACGGTTGAGAACTTCCCTGTCGGTAAACCCATGGCAGTAGAATGGGTTCGGATTGAGGATGTAGACCCGGAAGAAGATACTGTCCGGGTTGAAGGTTTTGGTAAGGGAGCAACCCAATTTACCAGGGGAGAAGGGGCATGGTACGGTAATAATGAGGTTTACTTTACCTGTACTAGTGGTGGTTCTTTAAATGCAGAGACTGGATGGGCCAATGGAGCTGGTCAAGTCTGGCGCTATGTTCCTGGTAGCAATCCCCAAGAGGGTGGCACCATTGAACTGTTTATTGAGTCCCATGACCGCAGCTTACTAGAACACCCAGATAATGTGACCATTAGTCCTTCTGGAGATCTAATCCTCTGTGAAGATGGTGGTGGTGACCAATTCCTAGTTGGGGTCAATCCTAAAGGTGAGCTTTACCAGTTGGCACGGAATGCCCTCAACAGCAGTGAGTTTGCTGGTGCTTGCTTCTCACCCAATGGTCGGATCATGTTCGTAAACATTCAAGAGCCTGGTATCACATTTGCAATTCAGGGCCCTTGGGTTTAG
- a CDS encoding pentapeptide repeat-containing protein: MKKIGGAELLEQYARGRRDFSGLDISEADLFEADIQAIDLSSSNLNKTYLPYSNLSQAKLQQAQLQAVQLSDAQLYQTDLSGADLQNANLFRANLRRANLQGANLAGANLQAADLRDTDLSHANLSHANLSNANLKRAILTKAQLRGCNLFRAENVDLCDAYLDSSTIYPDGHRADLSE, encoded by the coding sequence ATGAAAAAGATTGGTGGAGCCGAGTTACTTGAACAATACGCTAGGGGTAGACGAGACTTTAGTGGACTAGATATCAGTGAAGCTGACCTGTTTGAAGCAGATATACAAGCAATTGACCTGAGCAGCAGCAATCTTAACAAGACTTACCTGCCTTACTCTAATCTAAGTCAAGCCAAGTTGCAGCAAGCTCAACTTCAAGCAGTTCAGTTAAGTGATGCCCAGCTCTACCAGACTGATCTCTCTGGGGCGGATCTTCAGAATGCCAATCTGTTCAGAGCAAATCTACGTCGTGCCAATTTACAGGGCGCAAATCTAGCTGGTGCCAATCTCCAAGCAGCAGACTTGAGGGACACTGACCTTAGCCATGCCAATCTCAGCCATGCCAATTTGAGTAATGCTAACCTGAAAAGAGCTATCCTTACTAAGGCTCAGTTGAGGGGTTGCAACTTATTTCGAGCCGAGAACGTCGATCTTTGTGATGCCTACTTGGATAGTTCCACGATTTATCCTGATGGCCACAGAGCAGATCTGTCTGAGTGA
- a CDS encoding SagB/ThcOx family dehydrogenase, with the protein MSQLPVSIAQHYHERTKYAPETISAKNKGLDWEKQPIPFKDYKVGTNFDLKPYFSQEREQFTSEPSKTWWRLSQLLLCSYGLTARLETMGPPLYLRAAPSAGGLYPAEVYLISRGTPVLPSGLYNYQCLTHSLVHFWQSDVWNALQEACFWHPVLESTELAIVTTAVFYRSAWRYEDRAYRRIFLDTGHLLGNIELAGALSDYRPHLIGGFADEKVNELLYLDLEQEGAIAVIPLADQLKVEQNLPIAPTVLPSPTEVNYPDIPDGELLGYLHRATEIKEGGDWKAKDKTSKSTEIDQQLEDKYNFPFCDKVSTATNPIDWGELTSSGNAPKACLDTILKRRSTRAYSAANLTLEELKALLDFTYQPQHYIEQGLDGTPDYFDLSLIETFIAVSGVNDLEEGCYYYAPKAQELRQIRFKNFRKELHFLCLGQDLGRDARAVVFHTADLQKAVARLGDRAYRYLHMDAGHLGQRLNLAAIYLGLGVSGIGGFFDDQVNEVLGIPVDEAVVYITTLGRPRTRL; encoded by the coding sequence ATGTCACAACTGCCAGTATCAATCGCTCAGCACTACCACGAGCGCACCAAATATGCTCCAGAAACCATATCAGCCAAAAATAAGGGCTTAGACTGGGAGAAACAGCCGATACCGTTTAAAGACTACAAAGTTGGGACTAACTTTGACCTAAAACCATACTTCTCACAAGAGCGGGAGCAGTTTACCTCTGAACCGAGTAAGACTTGGTGGCGGCTGTCCCAGTTACTACTGTGTAGTTATGGTTTGACGGCTAGGCTGGAGACCATGGGACCACCACTTTATCTGAGGGCAGCTCCCTCTGCTGGTGGCTTATACCCAGCTGAAGTTTATTTGATTTCCCGTGGTACTCCCGTATTACCATCAGGACTATACAACTATCAGTGTCTTACCCATTCTCTAGTTCATTTTTGGCAGAGTGATGTTTGGAATGCACTGCAAGAGGCTTGCTTCTGGCACCCAGTTTTGGAGAGTACAGAACTGGCTATTGTAACTACAGCGGTATTTTATCGCTCCGCCTGGCGCTATGAAGACCGGGCATACCGCAGAATTTTTCTAGACACTGGTCATCTGCTAGGTAATATTGAGTTGGCTGGGGCTTTGAGTGATTACCGACCTCACCTAATTGGTGGGTTTGCAGATGAAAAAGTTAATGAACTGCTTTATCTAGACCTGGAACAAGAAGGAGCGATCGCAGTAATCCCCCTGGCCGATCAGCTCAAAGTTGAACAAAACTTGCCCATCGCCCCAACTGTGTTGCCATCTCCTACTGAGGTTAATTACCCAGATATTCCAGATGGGGAATTATTAGGTTATTTGCACCGCGCTACGGAAATTAAGGAGGGTGGTGATTGGAAAGCTAAGGATAAGACTTCAAAGAGTACAGAAATTGACCAGCAGTTAGAAGACAAGTACAATTTTCCGTTTTGTGATAAAGTTTCAACCGCTACAAACCCCATAGATTGGGGGGAGTTAACCAGTTCAGGTAATGCTCCGAAAGCCTGTTTAGATACTATTCTAAAACGACGCTCTACCCGAGCTTATAGTGCAGCTAATCTGACCTTGGAGGAGCTAAAAGCTCTTCTGGATTTTACATACCAACCTCAGCATTACATTGAGCAAGGCTTAGATGGAACACCAGATTATTTTGATTTAAGTTTAATCGAAACATTTATAGCAGTATCTGGGGTAAATGACCTAGAAGAAGGCTGCTATTATTACGCCCCTAAGGCTCAAGAATTGCGGCAAATTCGCTTTAAAAACTTCCGTAAAGAATTGCATTTCCTGTGTTTAGGGCAAGATTTGGGTCGAGATGCCAGAGCAGTGGTGTTCCACACCGCTGACTTACAAAAAGCAGTGGCTAGATTAGGCGATCGCGCTTACCGTTACCTACACATGGATGCTGGTCATCTAGGACAGCGGCTCAATCTAGCAGCTATTTACCTGGGTTTAGGAGTAAGTGGTATTGGTGGCTTCTTTGATGACCAGGTCAATGAAGTTTTGGGTATTCCTGTTGATGAAGCGGTTGTTTATATTACGACTTTGGGGCGTCCTAGGACACGGCTTTGA
- a CDS encoding transposase — MLVMEFKAILKEPQKIAIDEAIRTARFVRNKVLRFWMDNRGVGKKELYRYNTQLRDEFKFVKDLNSHACQSSVENVERAVKRFFDNCKKKVPGKKGYPRFKKYSRSVEYKQSGWKLSPDKKSIKFTDKKGIGKVKLKGTWDLWRFDQKLIKRVRIVQKADGYYVQFCVKLDNSEKLEATGFTVGLDVGLKEFYTDSDGYSEPNPRFYRKGEKRLKFYQRRVSRKKKGSANRKKAINRLGRTHLKISRQREEHAKRLASCVIRSNDLVAYEDLRVKNLVKNHCLAKSINDAGWYQFREWLEYFGQKFGRITVAVNPAYTSQNCSNCGEVVKKSLSTRTHVCKCGCQLDRDHNAARNILSRALGTVGHTGTFQNAWGDLSSTLPGSGLVEQDGSTIQESPGISAVGSVK, encoded by the coding sequence GTGTTGGTAATGGAGTTCAAAGCTATTCTGAAAGAACCCCAAAAAATAGCAATAGACGAGGCGATCAGGACAGCCCGATTTGTCCGGAACAAAGTGCTGCGTTTTTGGATGGACAATCGCGGAGTAGGAAAAAAAGAACTGTACCGTTACAACACCCAACTAAGAGATGAGTTTAAATTTGTCAAAGACCTTAATAGTCATGCCTGTCAATCCTCTGTTGAAAACGTAGAAAGGGCTGTAAAAAGGTTTTTTGATAATTGCAAGAAGAAAGTCCCTGGCAAAAAAGGATATCCCAGATTTAAAAAGTATTCGCGGTCTGTTGAATACAAGCAATCTGGATGGAAATTATCGCCAGACAAGAAGTCTATCAAATTCACAGACAAAAAGGGTATAGGGAAAGTTAAACTCAAAGGAACCTGGGACTTGTGGCGTTTTGACCAAAAGTTAATTAAGCGGGTTCGCATTGTCCAAAAAGCTGATGGCTACTATGTTCAGTTTTGTGTAAAACTTGACAACTCAGAAAAGTTAGAGGCTACTGGTTTTACTGTTGGGTTGGATGTTGGGCTGAAGGAGTTTTACACCGACTCTGATGGGTACTCAGAGCCTAACCCTAGATTCTATCGTAAAGGCGAAAAGCGATTAAAGTTTTATCAACGTAGAGTTTCTCGAAAAAAGAAAGGCTCTGCTAACCGAAAGAAAGCCATTAATAGACTAGGCAGGACACACCTCAAAATAAGTAGGCAACGTGAAGAACATGCCAAGAGACTGGCAAGTTGCGTAATCCGGTCTAACGACCTGGTCGCCTATGAAGATCTGAGGGTTAAGAACCTGGTTAAAAACCACTGTCTTGCCAAGTCTATCAATGATGCAGGTTGGTATCAGTTCCGGGAATGGTTGGAATATTTTGGGCAAAAGTTTGGTCGGATAACTGTTGCAGTGAATCCAGCTTATACAAGTCAGAATTGTTCCAACTGTGGCGAAGTGGTCAAGAAATCGTTATCAACTAGAACCCATGTTTGCAAGTGTGGATGTCAGTTAGATCGAGACCACAACGCCGCTCGAAATATCTTAAGTAGAGCCTTGGGTACGGTGGGGCACACCGGAACCTTCCAAAACGCTTGGGGAGATCTGTCCTCTACTCTTCCTGGCTCCGGCCTGGTCGAGCAAGACGGGTCTACGATCCAAGAATCCCCCGGCATAAGCGCCGTGGGGAGTGTCAAATAA
- a CDS encoding pentapeptide repeat-containing protein, with protein MAEPTHLAQLEQGLKLWNQWRDNHPTLIPDLMEVDLSGQNLNGFNLFQAELMGANLTGSLLIYTDLTEACVVGATFDQAILRHAYLNRAKLTRTSFQRADLTMTSLEEANLIRVNFSLADLEGANLYRTNLIAVNFTKANLSRVNFTEAVMTGANLNEAQLIGSNFDKANLTGADLVKANLKGANLSQANLSYTNLREANLSETNLRKANLTGADLTHANLRGANLIEAELDGVILNTSI; from the coding sequence ATGGCGGAACCAACCCATCTGGCTCAGCTTGAGCAGGGTCTAAAACTCTGGAATCAATGGAGAGACAATCATCCCACACTGATCCCTGACCTCATGGAGGTAGACCTGAGTGGGCAAAACCTGAATGGTTTCAATCTCTTTCAAGCCGAGCTAATGGGAGCTAACTTGACTGGGTCATTGCTGATTTATACTGACCTGACTGAGGCTTGTGTAGTTGGGGCAACATTTGATCAAGCTATTCTTCGTCACGCTTACTTGAATCGAGCCAAGCTTACCCGTACATCCTTTCAAAGAGCAGACCTGACTATGACATCTTTGGAAGAGGCTAACCTAATTAGGGTTAACTTTTCTCTAGCAGACCTTGAGGGAGCTAATTTGTATAGAACTAACCTGATTGCTGTGAACTTCACCAAAGCCAATCTGAGTAGGGTCAACTTCACGGAAGCGGTGATGACTGGGGCTAATCTCAATGAAGCTCAACTGATTGGTAGTAATTTTGATAAAGCTAACTTAACAGGAGCAGATCTGGTTAAGGCTAATCTGAAAGGGGCTAACCTTAGTCAAGCTAATCTTAGTTATACCAACCTCAGAGAAGCTAACCTTAGTGAAACCAACCTCAGAAAAGCGAATCTTACCGGAGCTGATTTAACTCATGCCAACCTTCGGGGGGCTAATCTGATTGAAGCGGAACTTGATGGGGTGATATTGAATACGAGTATTTAG
- a CDS encoding alpha/beta hydrolase translates to MMNFQLPWSDRRHTSESSVKKKHCNGSIGQIKKIRQGALGSLFVTLFWAMTAPVFAAEYLTLRLGPFEQSVAIKELEKFAETGELSRALQPYRDILTPQIRKILTNSLKLNPKTTETFINDLLLSSDGARLLDRLGLALPDSSVEQLKAALLLGARQVNGLSVLSFLRAYPGEKITLDASSAVGIALQLNASYWQSLAVGPILEQDLAVADAATFRPRFDPATPGPQLVKQRKLRLRDRQRQRTIIVDLYWAEDTTGPLVVLSHGFAADRKFLRYLARHLASHGLTVASLEHPGSNFTRINNLSAPGKLGDLLPPSEFIDRPKDVSFLLDELADINQRYSTMLGKLNTQQVTIIGHSLGGYTALALAGGKLDLEELRQFCKNRSPVGRSPADWFQCAAADLPEDQVNLTDQRVVQAIALNSVTGRLFGTKGLRQVTVPTLMLTGTEDAITPALDHQLRSFNQLGGSKYLISAIGGTHLSVTDPKNLNDAIARSTLVKEVVGDDAHSLRQLVKGVTLAFIKQLTPDAQRYEPFLTPAYAQSLSSPKISLRLSTKLPATMATWFQVLSVGNQQVAINFKEVKSGSISSNKFYFYPNTKMMTPNSFCIGQLNQLFTKLVNKYREKASRIS, encoded by the coding sequence ATGATGAATTTTCAGCTGCCATGGTCTGATCGCCGCCATACCTCTGAATCTTCTGTGAAGAAAAAACACTGTAATGGTTCAATAGGTCAAATTAAAAAAATCAGACAGGGTGCTCTAGGTAGTCTCTTTGTGACTTTGTTTTGGGCAATGACTGCACCAGTTTTTGCTGCTGAGTATCTCACTCTACGCTTAGGGCCATTTGAGCAATCTGTCGCTATCAAGGAATTAGAAAAGTTTGCTGAGACAGGGGAGTTATCACGAGCACTGCAACCCTATCGAGATATCCTCACGCCACAGATCCGGAAGATTTTGACCAATAGCCTCAAACTCAACCCTAAGACCACAGAAACCTTTATCAATGACCTTCTCCTCTCCAGCGATGGCGCACGGTTGTTGGACAGACTAGGGTTAGCACTCCCTGATAGTAGTGTAGAGCAATTAAAAGCTGCGCTGTTGTTAGGAGCAAGACAAGTTAATGGTTTAAGTGTGCTGAGTTTCTTACGGGCTTATCCAGGAGAAAAGATCACTTTGGATGCTTCGTCTGCGGTTGGGATTGCCCTACAGCTTAATGCCTCCTATTGGCAGAGTTTGGCAGTTGGTCCTATCTTAGAGCAAGATTTGGCTGTTGCAGACGCTGCCACCTTTCGCCCTAGATTTGACCCTGCTACTCCCGGTCCCCAATTGGTTAAACAGCGTAAACTAAGACTAAGAGACCGACAACGGCAACGTACCATTATTGTAGATTTATACTGGGCTGAGGATACTACTGGACCTTTGGTAGTTCTCTCCCACGGATTTGCTGCAGACCGCAAATTTCTGAGATATTTAGCACGCCATCTAGCGTCTCATGGTCTTACGGTTGCTTCCCTAGAGCATCCTGGCAGCAACTTTACCAGGATTAACAACTTGTCAGCACCAGGTAAACTTGGGGATTTATTACCTCCCTCAGAGTTTATTGACCGCCCGAAAGATGTCAGCTTTCTCCTGGATGAGTTGGCTGACATCAATCAGAGATATTCTACCATGCTTGGGAAACTGAATACTCAACAAGTTACAATTATTGGTCATTCATTGGGGGGCTACACGGCTTTAGCATTGGCTGGGGGAAAACTCGATTTAGAGGAACTGCGACAGTTTTGTAAAAATCGCTCTCCTGTGGGCAGATCCCCAGCAGATTGGTTCCAATGTGCAGCGGCTGATTTACCAGAAGACCAGGTTAATCTTACTGATCAGCGAGTGGTGCAAGCGATCGCTTTGAATAGCGTAACGGGGCGTTTGTTTGGTACTAAGGGTTTGCGTCAAGTTACTGTACCAACTTTAATGTTAACGGGTACCGAGGATGCCATTACACCAGCTCTAGACCATCAGTTACGGTCTTTTAATCAGTTGGGGGGTTCTAAGTATTTGATTAGCGCCATTGGTGGCACTCACCTCAGTGTGACTGACCCGAAAAATCTTAACGATGCGATCGCTAGAAGTACGTTAGTCAAAGAGGTGGTTGGGGACGATGCCCATAGCCTACGGCAACTGGTCAAAGGTGTAACTTTAGCGTTTATTAAGCAGCTAACTCCAGACGCTCAACGCTATGAACCATTTTTAACCCCAGCCTACGCTCAATCTCTGTCGAGTCCCAAAATTTCCTTGCGTCTGAGTACAAAATTACCTGCCACCATGGCGACTTGGTTTCAAGTTCTCTCTGTGGGAAATCAGCAGGTTGCTATTAACTTTAAGGAAGTAAAGTCTGGGTCGATTAGCTCAAATAAATTCTATTTTTATCCTAACACTAAAATGATGACCCCGAATAGTTTTTGCATTGGACAGCTGAATCAATTGTTCACTAAACTTGTTAACAAGTACCGCGAAAAAGCAAGTCGTATCAGTTAA
- a CDS encoding precorrin-8X methylmutase encodes MEWHITDAQSLAIIDREIGEHVFSPAEYEIVRRVIYATADFEYKSLIHFSERALQAGAAALAARSTIVVDVPMVQVGITPHIQDTFANPVYCSMETLTRPQKEKTKAAWGMQTLARRYPEGIFVIGQAQTALTVLVELIEAEEIRPALVIGVPTGFVEVDVAKSRLGDSLIPHIRIDGRKGSAVVAAAIVDGLVDLAWQAYGQDDIDFSHG; translated from the coding sequence ATGGAATGGCATATAACTGATGCCCAAAGTCTGGCAATTATTGACCGTGAAATAGGCGAGCATGTCTTTTCACCAGCAGAATACGAGATTGTGCGGCGGGTGATTTATGCCACAGCCGACTTTGAGTATAAGTCTCTGATTCATTTTTCTGAGCGGGCATTACAAGCAGGAGCAGCTGCTCTCGCTGCTCGTAGCACCATTGTAGTAGATGTGCCAATGGTACAAGTGGGTATCACTCCCCACATTCAAGATACCTTTGCTAATCCAGTGTATTGCAGCATGGAAACCCTCACTCGTCCGCAAAAAGAAAAGACTAAGGCAGCCTGGGGGATGCAAACCTTAGCTAGACGCTATCCAGAAGGAATTTTTGTTATTGGTCAAGCTCAGACAGCTTTAACAGTATTGGTGGAGTTGATTGAAGCAGAGGAAATTCGACCAGCCTTGGTGATTGGGGTACCTACGGGATTTGTCGAGGTGGATGTGGCTAAATCTCGGTTGGGGGACTCTTTGATTCCCCACATTCGGATTGATGGTCGTAAGGGTTCTGCGGTAGTGGCTGCTGCTATTGTTGATGGCTTAGTAGACTTGGCTTGGCAAGCCTACGGCCAGGATGATATTGACTTCTCACACGGGTAA
- the bchB gene encoding ferredoxin:protochlorophyllide reductase (ATP-dependent) subunit B, producing MKLAYWMYAGPAHIGTLRVASSFKNVHAIMHAPLGDDYFNVMRSMLERERDYTPVTASIVDRNVLARGSQEKVVDNITRKDQEVNPDLIVLTPTCTSSILQEDLENFVNRAQMDAKADVMLADVNHYRVNELQAADRTLDQIVQFYLNKARKKGELPEGKTAKPSVNIIGISTLGFHNQHDCTELKRLMADLGIEVNEVLPEGASVHNLKNLPRAWFNLLPYREIGLMSARYLEEQFGMPYVDIAPLGVVETARCIRKIQEIVNGQGANVDYEEYIDNQTLYVSQAAWFSRSIDCQNLTGKKAVVFGDNTHAAAMTKILAREMGIHVVLAGTYCKYDADWFKEQVSEYCDEILISDDNGAIGDAIARIEPAAIFGTQMERHVGKRLNIPCGVIAAPIHIQNFPIGYRPFMGYEGTNQIADLVYNSFTLGMEDHLLEIFGGHDTKEVITKGISADSDLNWSKDAKAELNKVPGFVRGKVKRNTEKFARERGFSEITLEVMYAAKEAVGA from the coding sequence ATGAAATTGGCTTACTGGATGTATGCAGGTCCTGCCCACATTGGCACACTGCGCGTTGCGAGTTCTTTTAAGAACGTCCATGCTATTATGCATGCCCCCCTAGGGGATGACTACTTCAACGTGATGCGCTCCATGCTAGAGCGAGAGCGGGATTACACTCCGGTAACTGCTAGTATTGTTGACCGGAACGTGCTAGCACGGGGTTCTCAGGAAAAAGTAGTGGACAACATCACCCGCAAGGATCAGGAAGTAAACCCTGATCTCATTGTGCTTACCCCCACCTGCACCTCCAGTATCCTACAAGAAGACCTGGAGAACTTCGTAAACCGGGCTCAGATGGATGCCAAGGCTGATGTGATGTTGGCAGATGTCAACCACTACCGGGTCAATGAATTGCAAGCGGCTGACCGCACCCTAGATCAAATTGTTCAGTTCTACCTCAACAAAGCCCGCAAGAAGGGTGAGTTGCCAGAGGGCAAAACCGCAAAGCCCTCGGTGAACATCATTGGTATTTCTACCCTTGGCTTCCACAATCAACACGATTGTACTGAACTGAAGCGGCTGATGGCTGATTTGGGTATTGAGGTTAACGAAGTCCTCCCAGAGGGAGCTTCTGTCCACAACCTGAAAAATTTACCTCGGGCTTGGTTTAACCTGTTGCCTTATCGGGAAATTGGCTTGATGAGTGCCCGTTACCTGGAAGAACAATTCGGGATGCCCTATGTCGATATTGCTCCTTTGGGTGTGGTGGAAACTGCCCGTTGTATCCGTAAGATTCAGGAAATTGTCAATGGTCAAGGTGCTAATGTCGATTACGAAGAGTACATCGACAACCAAACCCTGTACGTTTCTCAAGCTGCCTGGTTCTCTCGCTCCATCGACTGCCAAAACTTGACGGGTAAGAAGGCTGTGGTTTTCGGAGATAATACCCACGCTGCGGCTATGACCAAGATTCTGGCACGGGAGATGGGTATTCATGTGGTGCTGGCTGGTACCTACTGCAAGTATGATGCAGACTGGTTCAAGGAGCAGGTGAGCGAATACTGTGATGAGATCCTGATCAGTGATGATAATGGTGCGATTGGGGATGCGATCGCACGAATTGAACCTGCTGCGATTTTCGGTACCCAAATGGAACGGCACGTGGGTAAGCGCTTGAACATTCCTTGTGGTGTGATTGCTGCTCCCATTCATATCCAAAACTTCCCCATTGGTTATCGCCCCTTCATGGGTTACGAAGGTACTAACCAAATTGCTGATTTGGTCTACAATTCCTTCACCTTGGGTATGGAAGACCACTTGTTGGAAATCTTTGGTGGTCATGATACCAAGGAAGTGATTACCAAGGGAATCTCTGCTGATTCTGACCTGAACTGGAGTAAGGACGCTAAAGCAGAACTGAATAAGGTGCCTGGTTTTGTTCGGGGTAAAGTGAAGCGCAATACTGAGAAGTTTGCTCGTGAGCGTGGCTTTAGTGAAATCACTCTTGAAGTGATGTATGCCGCTAAGGAAGCTGTAGGGGCTTGA